From a region of the Triticum aestivum cultivar Chinese Spring chromosome 7D, IWGSC CS RefSeq v2.1, whole genome shotgun sequence genome:
- the LOC123168621 gene encoding cyclic phosphodiesterase-like: MDLTDQSPEEMYSVWALLPEPVHRRLLGLMAGLRAAHGGAVFEPHATVLGAMRFRRSAAVEALRAAAAGLRPYTARVASIGRYGVNLLLEPTREVMATSDHCRAHFDYQRPAPYVPHLSLLYGDHLTEEEMAAARKKAGEMDKGIFGLQFEISELALYKTDPKDKSLESWELVQLCHLQKK, from the exons ATGGACCTCACCGACCAGTCGCCGGAGGAGATGTACTCCGTGTGGGCCCTCCTGCCGGAGCCTGTCCACCGACGCCTTCTCGGCCTCATGGCCGGCCTCCGCGCCGCGCACGGCGGCGCGGTCTTCGAGCCGCACGCCACCGTCCTCGGGGCCATGCGCTTCCGCCGCTCCGCCGCCGTCGAGGCGCTACGAGCCGCGGCGGCCGGCCTCCGCCCATACACCGCCCGCGTCGCCTCCATCGGGCGCTACGGCGTCAACCTCCTCCTCGAACCAACCCGTGAG GTGATGGCCACGAGCGACCACTGCCGCGCCCACTTCGACTACCAGAGACCAGCTC CGTACGTGCCGCATCTGAGCCTCTTGTATGGAGATCACCTGACGGAGGAGGAGATGGcagcggcgaggaagaaggcaGGGGAGATGGACAAGGGAATATTTGGGCTGCAGTTCGAGATATCCGAGCTCGCGCTTTACAAAACGGATCCGAAGGACAAGAGCTTGGAGTCGTGGGAATTGGTTCAACTGTGCCACCTTCAGAAGAAGTGA